One Purpureocillium takamizusanense chromosome 1, complete sequence genomic window carries:
- the SFH1 gene encoding Chromatin structure remodeling complex protein sfh1 (EggNog:ENOG503NX1J~COG:B~COG:K): protein MERSKPQAFQSTYAPRLRAYNNSLLTPVLPSAPSGPISRTTKRGTTIINYAEDGYDDLEDDSDDPRRRPTGLRSLRKEDSAARESLLDRAGKETKEPVDVQGIWRDWMGKHRFVKSDQQNAAQASLPLTLIPIRIDLDVPQFIPAAPFPPPNPNAVDMSMPQYRQGELTVPYKLRDIFCWNLHETLITTDQFAQTLAQDLDLPNRAGAVAEISRQIRTQLEEYAGVALHPLFHTEQQAPAPPPPAQAQTGAAATPAAAATAPTNGITVSTPRASAVLKSREDSPMSLARGLSRPDTPAQTGGPATPTSAPNVTAEATPILPDSDNYNPDDTYRCIVNLNLNLASMLYTDKFEWSLLHPPGTAEAFAKVTCADLGLTGEWIPAMTHAIYEAVLRLKKEACEAGGLVGGWGGAQQDLPNDSANGAESGWRYDPDHLADDWEPKVEILSKEEMEKREGDRERQVRRLRRETARFSSTAGMLGGTPFGAPAIDFEEERMGRGERSKKKRRFRSLSPLGRGGTPGGRGTPDVGGYGGGGALTDAERTSWRCSHCRIWGTSVWAVRDGPSGSKTLCANCGYLYERDRRLPRQTKNLHLADIRAA, encoded by the exons ATGGAGCGATCAAAACCTCAGGCCTTTCAGTCGACGTacgcgccgcggctgcgcgccTACAACAACTCCCTCCTGACGCCAGTGCTGCCGAgtgcgccgtcgggccccaTCTCGAGGACCACCAAGcgcggcaccaccatcatcaactacgccgaggatggctacgacgacctcgaggacgatAGCGACgaccctcgacgccggccaacGGGCCTGCGCAGCCTGCGCAAGGAGGACTCGGCCGCGCGCGAGTCCTTGCTCGACCGCGCCGGCAAGGAGACCAaggagcccgtcgacgtccaGGGCATCTGGCGGGACTGGATGGGCAAGCACCGCTTCGTCAAGAGTGACCAGCAAAACGCCGCCCAGGCTAGCCTGCCGCTGACCCTCATCCCCATCCGTatcgacctcgacgtcccCCAGTTCAtccccgccgcgcccttcCCCCCGCCGAACCcaaacgccgtcgacatgtCCATGCCGCAGTACCGCCAGGGCGAGCTGACGGTCCCCTACAAGCTGCGCGACATCTTCTGCTGGAACCTGCACGAGACCCTCATCACCACGGATCAGTTTGCTCAGACTCTAGCCCAGGACCTCGACCTGCCCaaccgcgccggcgccgttgccgagaTCTCTCGGCAGATCCGCACTCAGCTCGAGGAGtacgccggcgtcgccttgCACCCTCTGTTCCACACGGAACAGCAagcccctgcgccgcctccgcccgcgcAAGCGCAGACTGGCGCCGCAGctacgcccgccgccgccgccaccgccccgACCAACGGCATCACAGTGAGCACGCCGAGGGCCAGCGCCGTGCTCAAGTCGAGGGAAGACTCGCCCATGTCTCTGGCCAGGGGCCTGTCGAGGCCCGATACGCCGGCGCAGACCGGAGGACCGGCAACGCCGACTTCTGCACCGAACGTTACGGCTGAGGCTACCCCGATCCTACCCGATTCCGACAACTACAACCCCGATGACACGTATCGTTGCATCGTCAACCTCAACCTAAACCTGGCATCCATGCTCTACACGGACAAGTTCGAGTGGTCTCTCCTCCACCCCCCTGGCACGGCCGAAGCGTTTGCCAAGGTGACGTGCGCCGACTTGGGGCTCACTGGCGAATGGATCCCGGCCATGACCCATGCCATCTACGAGGCCGTCCTACGCCTCAAGAAGGAGGCCTGCGAGGCCGGCGGTCTGGttggcggctggggcggcgcgcagcaggaTCTGCCCAACGACTCTGCCAATGGCGCTGAGTCTGGCTGGAGATACGACCCCGATCACCTCGCTGACGACTGGGAGCCTAAGGTTGAGATCCTCAGcaaggaggagatggagaagcgcgagggcgaccgcgagcgccaggttcgtcgtctgcgccgcgAGACAGCACGCTTCAGCTCCACAGCCGGCATGCTCGGCGGCACGCCCTttggcgcgcccgccatcgACTTCGAAGAGGAGCGCATGGGCCGGGGCGAGCgctccaagaagaagcgccgcTTCCGCAGCCTCAGCCCCCTCGGTCGCGGAGGCACGCCTGGCGGTCGCGGCACGCCAGACGTcggcggctacggcggcggcggcgccctgacCGACGCCGAGAGGACGTCGTGGCGATGCTCGCACTGCCGCATCTGGGGGACCAGTGTCTGGGCCGTCCGTGACGGTCCCTCCGGCTCCAAG ACCCTTTGCGCCAACTGCGGCTACCTCTACGAGCGCGACCGCAGGCTCCCCAGGCAGACCAAGAATCTGCACCTGGCAGACATCCGGGCTGCTTAA
- a CDS encoding uncharacterized protein (COG:K~EggNog:ENOG503NVXX) codes for MPRTSFSRNPLLRVSRPVSACSRCRLAKVKCDGKLPACTACEKAGRQSECSAANDQFARGKERSYVAALELRIEKLERRLQYAKSRKASVAQHDPDASTVPEVDRRDSLATIRAAIHRKAAKNRENHDVNSIVSDFGSLSVDAVTRDFEPSAGNITFARLVLAATTNDDIPEPRKPNLPPRQVALDLVQAFMRSVYALFPCFSETALWTILDDVYQQDHRVVKDSDFWLLYMVLAIGATVQSQKINDDYYRQGIDFVSKALSHADKALTPGYITQIQSLLLLTIYSLLDPAHFDSWHLIGFTTRAVVDVGLHQDPPSSSVSDKSALDMRRKIFYCTYALDRVISMAQTRTFSFTDESVNVQLPGTRDAPRKESLSGPMSGPQSADQAQLLFQLRRAQSYWYQELYQSRAPPFAHPLAFVWQICLDMRDWGEKLPSTLSMGTRRMFEQELWYSYVYCIAPSSRAPDLSNYARKLIFEYSLAYLDSMYDTAHAGLSQAFYTYLDAWKVYFMANQFIAVLNDAEDLVLSGVLIAPPATLPGSAPAPPIPRRHLPQGDAAGENLKRSIWCLERIPQTLGIYGTRWMDAEGLKRHVEESVGQTLERLRKRQRMQRAAQQHPVQYQMHQAMAPQMQGQMIDMRWAGIDPSQMTQGGGAPR; via the exons ATGCCCCGCACCAGCTTCTCGCGGAATCCCCTTCTCAGGGTCTCGCGGCCCGTCTCAGCTTGCTCGCGAT GTCGTctcgccaaggtcaag TGTGACGGCAAATTGCCTGCTTGCACTGCCTGTGAAAAGGCAGGCCGCCAGAGCGAATGCTCTGCAGCCAACGATCAGTTTGCTAGAGGCAAGGAACGGAG CTATGTCGCCGCACTTGAGCTGCGCATCGAAAAGCTCGAAAGACGCCTGCAGTACGCCAAGTCGCGCAAGGCCTCGGTTGCTCAGCATGATCCGGACGCGTCAACCGTACCCGAAGTCGACAGGAGGGACTCGCTTGCCACCATCAGGGCGGCCATTCATCGCAAGGCTGCCAAGAACCGTGAGAACCACGACGTCAACTCCATTGTTTCAGACTTTGGATCTTT GTCTGTTGATGCCGTGACACGAGACTTCGAGCCGTCAGCCGGCAACATTACTTTTGCGAGGCTCGTTTTGGCTGCGACAACCAACGACGATATTCCCGAGCCTAGGAAACCCAACTTGCCCCCCAGACAGGTAGCCCTGGACCTGGTCCAGGCGTTTATGCGGAGTGTCTACGCCCTTTTCCCATGCTTCTCAGAAACGGCTTTGTGGACCATCCTCGACGATGTGTATCAACAAGACCACCGGGTCGTCAAGGATTCGGATTTCTGGCTCTTGTACATGGTGCTTGCCATCGGTGCGACAGTCCAAAGCCAAAAAATCAACGACGACTACTATCGCCAGGGCATTGATTTCGTCTCCAAGGCCTTGAGCCACGCCGACAAGGCGCTCACGCCCGGGTACATCACGCAGATCCAATCACTACTGCTGCTTACCATCTATTCCTTGTTGGATCCAGCCCACTTCGACAGCTGGCATCTCATTGGCTTCACCACGCGCGCAGTCGTTGACGTGGGCCTTCACCAAGatccgccatcgtcgtcggtgtcggaCAAGTCCGCCTTGGACATGAGACGCAAGATCTTCTACTGCACTTATGCGTTGGATCG CGTCATCAGCATGGCTCAGACCCGAACCTTCTCTTTCACCGATGAGTCCGTCAATGTTCAACTGCCAGGCACCAGAGACGCACCACGCAAAGAGTCGCTCTCGGGGCCCATGTCGGGCCCGCAGTCAGCGGACCAGGCTCAACTCTTGTTTCAGCTTCGCCGCGCACAGTCATACTGGTACCAGGAACTCTACCAATCAAGAGCGCCGCCATTTGCCCACCCGTTGGCGTTTGTCTGGCAGATATGCTTGGACATGAGGGACTGGGGTGAGAAGCTGCCCAGCACCCTTTCGATGGGCACGCGACGCATGTTCGAGCAGGAGCTCTGGTACAGCTATGTCTACTGCATCGCTCCGTCCTCCAGAGCACCGGACCTGAGCAACTATGCACGAAAGCTCATCTTTGAGTATTCCCTGGCCTACCTCGACAGCATGTACGACACAGCACATGCCGGGCTGAGTCAGGCGTTCTATACGTATCTGGACGCCTGGAAGGTTTATTTCATGGCGAACCAGTTCATTGCGGTCCTCAATGATGCGGAGGACCTGGTGCTATCTGGGGTCCTGATTGCCCCTCCAGCAACGTTGCCAGgctctgctcctgctcctccgaTACCCCGTCGCCACCTGCCGCAGGGCGATGCAGCGGGCGAAAACCTCAAAAGAAGTATTTGGTGTCTTGAGCGGATCCCTCAGACGCTAGGCATATACGGCACGCGCTGGATGGACGCGGAAGGGTTGAAGAGGCACGTCGAGGAGAGTGTCGGCCAGACTCTGGAGCGTCTACGAAAAAGACAGCGGATGCAGAGGGCGGCACAGCAGCATCCTGTTCAGTACCAGATGCACCAAGCCATGGCCCCGCAGATGCAGGGTCAGATGATTGACATGAGGTGGGCCGGTATCGATCCGTCGCAGATGACGCAGGGCGGAGGAGCACCTCGCTGA
- a CDS encoding uncharacterized protein (EggNog:ENOG503NZ8F~COG:K), producing the protein MDPAHIFRQGPAGVFPQQNMAYIPQRSPSSRDELSDDDGSGQRVAHTLTACCRCRQRKTRCDPTLPRCLPCERSGSTCEYLDTAKGKKINRYYVIKLQDRVRALEAELAQYTDDANDYPRTNEDIVRPGGMIRLKASDETPRYLGPSSGIAMSRLLMEEAKRYTDSQRISDLIPEVRARSQARMQSIQMSDPGSDRKRSYPMVSDHPAEGLPKRGTVDKLVEVYKQKSQLFWPVLHEKDFDQDLEDVYNGDTDPFKNFTVRIVVAISMQKLDLQYAGLADSYYLAAMQYAEAVIRPRDLKTLQCLILIGQYSLQTPTRTPVYYVVGFATRICQQEMMMDENPINASELDPKTIDMRRRLGWIVATMEFGLAYHMGRPSGFARGDDRMDAKFFADVEDENITPHGILPGPPSERKLIAIHIYRARALQAEIKRILYEKKRPESKTDMHVWYTNMERQLQEWLEAAPTNPPWFKPWFTGFYHQMRIVMYRPSPQVPKPLPQSANVCFESSAYVLKQSQKQLEGGNVSITWLFLLSLNAALNAILWSTSYPEVRAQHPKEEVEAIVEMSLECLDKCVGRWPGTAYTSELYGIISKACLQSYDLRDADNQQPVFSFASPPSVADRHASPENYAKSANAPYRDAPQFSLVFDSPPESMNTYTFDPNFPPHPTFRSNSIFRNPASGDSNGRRFSYFPPDSTHSGDAALDDMSASGINPSQGVTPDHASNQLPTPPESIPAGTVPSTTPSAALSSPGMPQVAQSGVPDVGGDTGVLSVQTNMSPPPKYMAQQQHQPMSDFSGPRAHNQPPPPQVAPQQKPLPANASPADWFSPPAPFISPYNFGPMSGGFFNDAMPNSFAESAGTGLGLQAMGVGFDTMSPFSFVPPGRQGSLTQSQQIELMNTLETEGMGDIDAFLSPSAGMADTRWY; encoded by the exons ATGGATCCGGCGCACATCTTTCGCCAGGGCCCAGCCGGGGTCTTCCCGCAGCAGAACATGGCTTACATTCCGcagcgctcgccctcgtctcggGATGAGCTTtccgacgatgacggctcCGGCCAACGCGTGGCTCATACCCTCACTGCCTGCTGTCGTTGCCGCCAG AGGAAGACACGATGCGATCCCACGCTGCCTCGCTGCCTTCCCTGCGAGAGATCCGGGTCCACTTGCGAGTACCTTGACACCGCAAAGGGCAAAAAGATCAACCGCTACTATGTCATCAAACTGCAGGACCGCGTGagggccctcgaggccgagcttgcCCAGTACACCGATGATGCGAACGACTACCCGCGCACCAATGAAGACATTGTCCGTCCTGGTGGCATGATACGCCTCAAGGCCAGCGACGAAACCCCGCGGTATCTCGGTCCCAGTAGCGGAATAGCCATGTCTCGCCTCCTTatggaggaggccaagcGCTACACCGACTCGCAGCGCATCTCTGACCTCATCCCTGAGGTGCGGGCGAGGAGTCAGGCGCGGATGCAGTCCATCCAAATGTCCGACCCCGGCAGCGACAGGAAGAGGAGTTATCCCATGGTCAGCGACCACCCGGCCGAGGGTCTCCCGAAGCGCGGGACGGTCGACAAGCTGGTCGAGGTTTACAAACAAAAGT CACAATTGTTTTGGCCGGTCCTACACGAAAAGGACTTTGACCAAGATCTCGAGGACGTCTACAACGGCGACACCGATCCCTTTAAAAACTTCACCGTGCGCATTGTCGTCGCCATTAGCATGCAGAAGCTGGATTTGCAGTATGCTGGCTTGGCAGATAGCTACTACTTGGCCGCTATGCAGTatgccgaggccgtcatACGCCCCAGGGACTTGAAGACCCTGCAGTGCCTCATCCTGATCGGCCAGTACTCCCTGCAGACACCTACGAGAACGCCTGTGTATTACGTGGTTGGGTTTGCGACGCGCATATGCCAGCaggagatgatgatggatgaaAACCCAATCAACGCCAGCGAGCTGGATCCGAAGACAATTGACatgcgtcgccgcctcggctgGATTGTCGCCACCATGGAGTTTGGTCTCGCCTATCACATGGGCCGGCCAAGTGGCTTTGCGAGAGGCGACGACCGCATGGACGCCAAGTTCTTCGCCGATGTCGAGGACGAAAACATCACCCCCCACGGCATCCTGCCGGGCCCGCCGAGTGAACGcaagctcatcgccatcCACATTTAcagggcgcgcgccctccAGGCCGAGATCAAGAGAATCTTGTATGAGAAGAAGCGGCCAGAGTCCAAGACCGACATGCATGTTTGGTATACCAACATGGAGCGCCAGTTGCAGGAGtggctcgaggcggcgccgacgaatCCCCCGTGGTTTAAGCCCTG GTTCACCGGATTTTACCACCAGATGCGAATCGTCATGTacaggccgtcgccgcaggtACCCAAGCCCTTGCCTCAGAGCGCCAATGTTTGTTTTGAGAGTTCGGCCTATGTCCTCAAGCAGTCCCAAAAGCAGCTTGAAGGTGGCAATGTCTCCATCACGTGGCTGTTTCTGCTCagcctcaacgccgccctcaacgccatcCTCTGGTCGACGTCATATCCCGAGGTGCGGGCACAGCATCCCAAagaggaggtcgaggccatcgtcgaaATGTCCCTTGAATGCCTGGACAAATGTGTTGGACGCTGGCCCGGCACGGCCTACACATCCGAGCTCTACGGCATCATCTCCAAGGCGTGCTTGCAGAGCTacgacctgcgcgacgccgacaaccaacagcccgtcttctccttcgCCAGCCCGCCTTCGGTCGCTGATCGGCACGCCTCTCCCGAAAACTACGCCAAATCGGCCAATGCGCCTTACCGGGATGCGCCGCAGTTCAGTCTCGTCTTCGACTCGCCGCCAGAGTCCATGAACACGTATACCTTCGACCCCAACTTCCCACCCCACCCCACCTTCCGGTCCAATTCCATATTCCGCAATCCTGCCAGCGGCGACTCCAATGGCCGGAGGTTCTCGTACTTCCCACCCGATTCCACGCATTCCGGCGATGCTGCCTTGGATGACATGAGTGCCTCCGGCATCAACCCCAGCCAGGGGGTGACGCCGGACCATGCCTCGAACCAGctcccgacgccgcccgagtcGATCCCGGCAGGCACAGTGCCATCTACGACGCCAAGTGCCGCCCTGTCGTCACCCGGCATGCCGCAGGTCGCTCAGAGCGGCGTGCCCGACGTTGGCGGGGACACCGGCGTCTTGTCTGTGCAGACGAATatgtcgccgcctccaaaGTACAtggctcagcagcagcatcagcccATGTCCGACTTTTCGGGTCCTCGTGCCCATaaccagccgccgccgccgcaggtcGCGCCCCAGCAAAAGCCCCTGCCGGCCAacgccagcccagccgacTGGTTctcaccgccggcgcccttcATCTCGCCCTACAACTTTGGCCCAATGAGCGGCGGTTTCTTCAACGACGCCATGCCCAACAGCTTCGCCGAGAGCGCCGGCACCGGACTGGGCCTGCAGGCAATGGGCGTGGGGTTCGACACCATGAGCCCCTTCTCGTTTGTGCCGCCCGGCCGGCAAGGGAGCCTGACGCAGTCGCAGCAAATTGAGCTCATGAACACGCTCGAGACGGAGGGCATGGGCGATATCGACGCCTTCCTCAGTCCCAGCGCTGGCATGGCGGACACGCGGTGGTATTGA
- a CDS encoding uncharacterized protein (EggNog:ENOG503NZ8F~COG:K) — protein MIRLKASDETPRYLGPSSGIAMSRLLMEEAKRYTDSQRISDLIPEVRARSQARMQSIQMSDPGSDRKRSYPMVSDHPAEGLPKRGTVDKLVEVYKQKSQLFWPVLHEKDFDQDLEDVYNGDTDPFKNFTVRIVVAISMQKLDLQYAGLADSYYLAAMQYAEAVIRPRDLKTLQCLILIGQYSLQTPTRTPVYYVVGFATRICQQEMMMDENPINASELDPKTIDMRRRLGWIVATMEFGLAYHMGRPSGFARGDDRMDAKFFADVEDENITPHGILPGPPSERKLIAIHIYRARALQAEIKRILYEKKRPESKTDMHVWYTNMERQLQEWLEAAPTNPPWFKPWFTGFYHQMRIVMYRPSPQVPKPLPQSANVCFESSAYVLKQSQKQLEGGNVSITWLFLLSLNAALNAILWSTSYPEVRAQHPKEEVEAIVEMSLECLDKCVGRWPGTAYTSELYGIISKACLQSYDLRDADNQQPVFSFASPPSVADRHASPENYAKSANAPYRDAPQFSLVFDSPPESMNTYTFDPNFPPHPTFRSNSIFRNPASGDSNGRRFSYFPPDSTHSGDAALDDMSASGINPSQGVTPDHASNQLPTPPESIPAGTVPSTTPSAALSSPGMPQVAQSGVPDVGGDTGVLSVQTNMSPPPKYMAQQQHQPMSDFSGPRAHNQPPPPQVAPQQKPLPANASPADWFSPPAPFISPYNFGPMSGGFFNDAMPNSFAESAGTGLGLQAMGVGFDTMSPFSFVPPGRQGSLTQSQQIELMNTLETEGMGDIDAFLSPSAGMADTRWY, from the exons ATGATACGCCTCAAGGCCAGCGACGAAACCCCGCGGTATCTCGGTCCCAGTAGCGGAATAGCCATGTCTCGCCTCCTTatggaggaggccaagcGCTACACCGACTCGCAGCGCATCTCTGACCTCATCCCTGAGGTGCGGGCGAGGAGTCAGGCGCGGATGCAGTCCATCCAAATGTCCGACCCCGGCAGCGACAGGAAGAGGAGTTATCCCATGGTCAGCGACCACCCGGCCGAGGGTCTCCCGAAGCGCGGGACGGTCGACAAGCTGGTCGAGGTTTACAAACAAAAGT CACAATTGTTTTGGCCGGTCCTACACGAAAAGGACTTTGACCAAGATCTCGAGGACGTCTACAACGGCGACACCGATCCCTTTAAAAACTTCACCGTGCGCATTGTCGTCGCCATTAGCATGCAGAAGCTGGATTTGCAGTATGCTGGCTTGGCAGATAGCTACTACTTGGCCGCTATGCAGTatgccgaggccgtcatACGCCCCAGGGACTTGAAGACCCTGCAGTGCCTCATCCTGATCGGCCAGTACTCCCTGCAGACACCTACGAGAACGCCTGTGTATTACGTGGTTGGGTTTGCGACGCGCATATGCCAGCaggagatgatgatggatgaaAACCCAATCAACGCCAGCGAGCTGGATCCGAAGACAATTGACatgcgtcgccgcctcggctgGATTGTCGCCACCATGGAGTTTGGTCTCGCCTATCACATGGGCCGGCCAAGTGGCTTTGCGAGAGGCGACGACCGCATGGACGCCAAGTTCTTCGCCGATGTCGAGGACGAAAACATCACCCCCCACGGCATCCTGCCGGGCCCGCCGAGTGAACGcaagctcatcgccatcCACATTTAcagggcgcgcgccctccAGGCCGAGATCAAGAGAATCTTGTATGAGAAGAAGCGGCCAGAGTCCAAGACCGACATGCATGTTTGGTATACCAACATGGAGCGCCAGTTGCAGGAGtggctcgaggcggcgccgacgaatCCCCCGTGGTTTAAGCCCTG GTTCACCGGATTTTACCACCAGATGCGAATCGTCATGTacaggccgtcgccgcaggtACCCAAGCCCTTGCCTCAGAGCGCCAATGTTTGTTTTGAGAGTTCGGCCTATGTCCTCAAGCAGTCCCAAAAGCAGCTTGAAGGTGGCAATGTCTCCATCACGTGGCTGTTTCTGCTCagcctcaacgccgccctcaacgccatcCTCTGGTCGACGTCATATCCCGAGGTGCGGGCACAGCATCCCAAagaggaggtcgaggccatcgtcgaaATGTCCCTTGAATGCCTGGACAAATGTGTTGGACGCTGGCCCGGCACGGCCTACACATCCGAGCTCTACGGCATCATCTCCAAGGCGTGCTTGCAGAGCTacgacctgcgcgacgccgacaaccaacagcccgtcttctccttcgCCAGCCCGCCTTCGGTCGCTGATCGGCACGCCTCTCCCGAAAACTACGCCAAATCGGCCAATGCGCCTTACCGGGATGCGCCGCAGTTCAGTCTCGTCTTCGACTCGCCGCCAGAGTCCATGAACACGTATACCTTCGACCCCAACTTCCCACCCCACCCCACCTTCCGGTCCAATTCCATATTCCGCAATCCTGCCAGCGGCGACTCCAATGGCCGGAGGTTCTCGTACTTCCCACCCGATTCCACGCATTCCGGCGATGCTGCCTTGGATGACATGAGTGCCTCCGGCATCAACCCCAGCCAGGGGGTGACGCCGGACCATGCCTCGAACCAGctcccgacgccgcccgagtcGATCCCGGCAGGCACAGTGCCATCTACGACGCCAAGTGCCGCCCTGTCGTCACCCGGCATGCCGCAGGTCGCTCAGAGCGGCGTGCCCGACGTTGGCGGGGACACCGGCGTCTTGTCTGTGCAGACGAATatgtcgccgcctccaaaGTACAtggctcagcagcagcatcagcccATGTCCGACTTTTCGGGTCCTCGTGCCCATaaccagccgccgccgccgcaggtcGCGCCCCAGCAAAAGCCCCTGCCGGCCAacgccagcccagccgacTGGTTctcaccgccggcgcccttcATCTCGCCCTACAACTTTGGCCCAATGAGCGGCGGTTTCTTCAACGACGCCATGCCCAACAGCTTCGCCGAGAGCGCCGGCACCGGACTGGGCCTGCAGGCAATGGGCGTGGGGTTCGACACCATGAGCCCCTTCTCGTTTGTGCCGCCCGGCCGGCAAGGGAGCCTGACGCAGTCGCAGCAAATTGAGCTCATGAACACGCTCGAGACGGAGGGCATGGGCGATATCGACGCCTTCCTCAGTCCCAGCGCTGGCATGGCGGACACGCGGTGGTATTGA